In Malus sylvestris chromosome 15, drMalSylv7.2, whole genome shotgun sequence, a single genomic region encodes these proteins:
- the LOC126603271 gene encoding UPF0481 protein At3g47200-like isoform X1, translating to MGGSNEAPHDIESPCTPLLTSMSKELHGLLSLSASMSQELDDLLPLSNSCCIYRVPEELRRVNEKAYTPQVVSIGPLHHGKEGLEDMEEHKKRYLQYFLDRTGVSLEVCVEKIKDKEAKLRGCYAHTIGLCSDEFVRIILVDAAFIIELLLRNYSPFLPDSEDRIFNKPWLIKFIVPDMLLLENQLPFFILEDLFATAEVSEVPATELSVLDLFYKFCRESTNFYMGKGNWERPSFKVEHFVDLVRTLHLPTPEENFKNRGSVETLAVPSMTKLRQAGVKFKARSSKNLFDICFKDGILEIPNLNIYDGTELVLRNLIAFEQCHCIPTTYYFSDYSLLMDYFVNTPNDVELLVKNGIVEHLLGDNTEVSTLINSLGKGVFVHRDKFYYATLTKGLNKYYNKRWNKWKADLKQKYFNSPWTTISVIAATLIIILTFIQTVCSFSQCAQR from the coding sequence ATGGGAGGAAGCAACGAAGCTCCACATGACATCGAAAGCCCTTGCACTCCGTTACTAACTTCAATGAGTAAGGAGTTGCATGGTTTGCTTTCCTTGTCCGCTTCAATGAGTCAGGAGTTGGATGATTTGCTTCCCTTGTCCAATTCGTGTTGTATCTACAGAGTTCCTGAAGAACTACGGCGTGTAAATGAAAAGGCCTACACACCTCAAGTAGTCTCTATAGGTCCGCTTCACCATGGCAAGGAAGGCTTAGAAGACATGGAAGAACACAAGAAGAGGTACCTTCAGTATTTTTTAGATCGGACTGGGGTCAGCTTGGAAGTTTGTGTAGAGAAAATAAAGGACAAAGAAGCGAAACTGCGCGGTTGCTATGCGCACACCATTGGGTTGTGCAGTGATGAATTTGTAAGAATCATTCTTGTGGATGCCGCGTTCATCATTGAGCTCTTATTAAGGAATTATTCGCCTTTCCTGCCGGATAGCGAAGACCGCATCTTTAACAAACCATGGTTGATAAAGTTTATAGTACCTGACATGCTTTTGCTCGAAAATCAGCTCCCGTTTTTCATTCTTGAGGATCTCTTTGCCACTGCTGAGGTCAGTGAGGTGCCGGCTACGGAGCTTTCAGTACTTGACCTCTTTTACAAGTTCTGTAGGGAATCAACGAATTTCTATATGGGAAAAGGCAATTGGGAACGTCCTAGTTTTAAAGTAGAGCATTTTGTTGATTTGGTTAGAACTTTACATCTACCAACACCGGAAGAGAACTTCAAAAATCGAGGGTCAGTCGAAACTCTAGCTGTACCCAGCATGACGAAACTACGCCAGGCTGGAGTCAAGTTTAAGGCGAGATCAAGCAAGAATCTATTTGATATATGTTTCAAAGACGGAATTTTGGAAATTCCAAATCTAAATATATACGATGGCACGGAGCTTGTACTCCGAAACCTTATTGCCTTTGAGCAATGCCATTGCATTCCGACTACCTACTACTTCAGTGATTATAGCCTCCTCATGGATTATTTTGTGAACACCCCAAATGATGTGGAATTGCTTGTCAAGAATGGAATTGTTGAACATCTGCTTGGTGACAACACTGAGGTGTCTACTCTGATTAACAGCCTTGGCAAAGGTGTTTTCGTTCACAGAGACAAATTCTATTATGCTACTCTTACTAAGGGCCTCAACAAGTACTACAATAAGAGGTGGAACAAATGGAAGGCAGATctgaaacaaaaatatttcaACTCACCTTGGACAACTATTTCTGTAATTGCTGCTACTTTGATCATCATACTCACTTTCATACAAACGGTGTGTTCTTTTTCCCAATGCGCACAACGCTAA
- the LOC126603271 gene encoding UPF0481 protein At3g47200-like isoform X10 produces MGGSNEAPHDIESPCTPLLTSMSKELHGLLSLSASMSQELDDLLPLSNSCCIYRVPEELRRVNEKAYTPQVVSIGPLHHGKEGLEDMEEHKKRYLQYFLDRTGVSLEVCVEKIKDKEAKLRGCYAHTIGLCSDEFVRIILVDAAFIIELLLRNYSPFLPDSEDRIFNKPWLIKFIVPDMLLLENQLPFFILEDLFATAEVSEVPATELSVLDLFYKFCRESTNFYMGKGNWERPSFKVEHFVDLVRTLHLPTPEENFKNRGSVETLAVPSMTKLRQAGVKFKARSSKNLFDICFKDGILEIPNLNIYDGTELVLRNLIAFEQCHCIPTTYYFSDYSLLMDYFVNTPNDVELLVKNGIVEHLLGDNTEVSTLINSLGKGVVLDKERFYFATLPKELNNY; encoded by the coding sequence ATGGGAGGAAGCAACGAAGCTCCACATGACATCGAAAGCCCTTGCACTCCGTTACTAACTTCAATGAGTAAGGAGTTGCATGGTTTGCTTTCCTTGTCCGCTTCAATGAGTCAGGAGTTGGATGATTTGCTTCCCTTGTCCAATTCGTGTTGTATCTACAGAGTTCCTGAAGAACTACGGCGTGTAAATGAAAAGGCCTACACACCTCAAGTAGTCTCTATAGGTCCGCTTCACCATGGCAAGGAAGGCTTAGAAGACATGGAAGAACACAAGAAGAGGTACCTTCAGTATTTTTTAGATCGGACTGGGGTCAGCTTGGAAGTTTGTGTAGAGAAAATAAAGGACAAAGAAGCGAAACTGCGCGGTTGCTATGCGCACACCATTGGGTTGTGCAGTGATGAATTTGTAAGAATCATTCTTGTGGATGCCGCGTTCATCATTGAGCTCTTATTAAGGAATTATTCGCCTTTCCTGCCGGATAGCGAAGACCGCATCTTTAACAAACCATGGTTGATAAAGTTTATAGTACCTGACATGCTTTTGCTCGAAAATCAGCTCCCGTTTTTCATTCTTGAGGATCTCTTTGCCACTGCTGAGGTCAGTGAGGTGCCGGCTACGGAGCTTTCAGTACTTGACCTCTTTTACAAGTTCTGTAGGGAATCAACGAATTTCTATATGGGAAAAGGCAATTGGGAACGTCCTAGTTTTAAAGTAGAGCATTTTGTTGATTTGGTTAGAACTTTACATCTACCAACACCGGAAGAGAACTTCAAAAATCGAGGGTCAGTCGAAACTCTAGCTGTACCCAGCATGACGAAACTACGCCAGGCTGGAGTCAAGTTTAAGGCGAGATCAAGCAAGAATCTATTTGATATATGTTTCAAAGACGGAATTTTGGAAATTCCAAATCTAAATATATACGATGGCACGGAGCTTGTACTCCGAAACCTTATTGCCTTTGAGCAATGCCATTGCATTCCGACTACCTACTACTTCAGTGATTATAGCCTCCTCATGGATTATTTTGTGAACACCCCAAATGATGTGGAATTGCTTGTCAAGAATGGAATTGTTGAACATCTGCTTGGTGACAACACTGAGGTGTCTACTCTGATTAACAGCCTTGGCAAAG